The sequence CGGCCGCCTCGAAGAGGATCCCGAGCGGCCCCGCGTCCAGGATCGTCGCCACCGCCACGGGGTCCACCCCCGTCGCCGCCTGGGCGTGGTGGAGGACGGGGAGCACGGCACCGTCCAGGAGCCCGTGGATGCCGTCCAGCACCAGGTTCGCCACCCACACCAGCGCCGCCCCCGCCGCGGCGAGGCCGCGGACGCGCTCCGGCTGCGCAGCGCACGCACCGGGGAGGCCCAGAGAGACCAGCACCACCGCCGCGAGCAGGAGGAGGTGCGACGGCCCGGTCATGGCATGGGCGTAGTAGCCTGCGTCCTTGGCGGGATGCAGCACCGGGACCATGATGCCGGCCGCGCCGCCGGCCAGGAGAAGCGCGCCGCTCGCGCGCAGGATCTTCGTGGACATGTCGTTCTCTCTCCGCGAGGTATCGGGCGGGCGGCCCCCGTGGCCTCCGCGCGCACCAAGCTGCAGCGCCGCGCCCGGTGCGGGAACGGTGGTGCAGTGAGAGGAGGGATCCGTGCAGCGAACGGTCGCTGGCGTGCAGCGTGCGGCCCGCCCCGCGAAAGTCGTCGTTCGAAGCCGGGCGCGTCAGCCGGCAGCGACGACGCCGTCTGCCCCCTATGCCTGCACGCGGCGATACAGCGCCACGTGCCAGAGGAAGGTGCGGTCCTGGGCGATGCACTGCAGCCCCTGCCTCCGGAGCTCGGCCGCGATCGCCTCGGGCGGATGCAGGTAGGTGCGGAAGGCGCTGCCGCGCAGCCGGAAGAAGAGGTTGCCGGCCGCGAACGCCGCGCGGGTGGCCCACCGCCGCCGGGGATAGCTGAGGCCGTACAGGTGGCGCGCCTTCGACGCGGAGGCCTCGACCAGGCGCGGCATGTCGGGATAGCAGCAGACCACCCGGTCCAGCGTGACCACGTCCGCCTCCGGCAGCTCCGCGGCGAGGTCGACGAAGTCGCCGTGGTGGTATTCCACGCGGTCGCGGTGCCCCTGCCGGGCGGCCTCCTCCCCGGAGGCCTGCAGGTACGCCGTGGAAGCGTCCACGTGCACCGCGCGGGCGAGCCCCTCCCGCAGCAGCTCGTGCTGGATGGCGCCGATCCCGCCGCCGACGTCGAGCAGCACCCGGCCGCGGACCTCCTCCCGCCGGAGCATCCGGAGCAGGCGCCGCGTGGCGGGGATCGGTCCGCGCCTGCGGTAGCGCCGCAGGTCACGCCGCGCCGCCCTCCGGCTGAAGAGGTCCTCCGCGTCCGCACAGTGGCCGCAGCAGCTCATCGGCAGAGCCTCCTCGAAAGGCCCGCGCGGCCGGTCACGACGGCACCTGCCGGTTCCTGCCGCGGGCGAAGTACAGGATGTCGTCGTGGTGGTAGTACAGGCACCAGTCGACCGAGGCGCCGAAGACGATGAGGTTGTCGTGGGAGAAGATGGACCCGGCGTACTTCACCACGATCTTCCAGGTGGTGAGCACCGCCGGCTCGTCCAGGGCGCCGAAGATCGGGAGCAGCAGGACCTCCGCCGCGAACGGCAGCCCCCGGCGGTAGAGCCACTTCTTCATCGCCGCCTCCTCCGGGATCACGTACCGCTCCACCTCGCGGTAGCAGCCCTCGCCGAATGGGTCGTTCCCCCAGGCGTCGCCGCACACCATCCGGTTCCGCACTTCCAGCTCGTACGCGGCGCGCGTGGACGCGGCGTCAAGGAAGAGGACCTGCTCCCGGTGGCGCGGGAGCATGGAGTTGAACTCGTCCTCGGTCCCCATGGCCGTCCAGCGCTCGATCCGGTCGAGGCGGGATCCGGTGAGCATGCTCAGGTCGATCATCGCGCGGTATGGTGGGAAGTCGCAGGGGGCGGCCGTGTCCGCCCTCCAATATGCGCCGCGCCGACGCCCTGTCCACTCCGGGCGCTCCTCCTGCTGGCCCCCTCCGTCGTCCCCACTTATGATTCCGCTCGCACCCGCCCCGGCGACGCTCCCTCTCCCGCACCGCGGTCCATGCGCCGTCTCCTGCTCGCCGCCCTACGCGCCGTCTCCCGCCGGCCGCGCGCCGCGCTCCTCCTGCTGGCGCTCGCCACGCTCCCCCTCGCGGCGGCCGCGGCGGGGCTCAAGCCCGACAACAGCCTGTCGGTCTGGTTCGTGGAGGACGACCCCGCGCTCCTGGCCTACAGGGAGTTCCTGCGGGAGTTCGGGAGCGACGAGGCCGTGGCCGCGGCCTACCCCACCCCCGGCGGGGCGCTGTCCCCCGGGGAGCGGGCGCTGCAGCTGCGCGCCGCCGAGCGGCTCCGCGCCATCGAGGGGGTGGAGGAGGTGCTCTCCCCCGCCACCCTCGCCGCCTCACTCCCCCCGGGCGAGGGGACCGCGGACGCGCTCCGCCGGGCGGGGGTGGTCTCGGAGGACGGGGAGACCGCGCTCCTGCTGGTGCGGATGTCCGCCCGCCCCGACCTGGACGCGGTGCGGGGAGAGATCCTGGAGCAGATCCGGGAGGCGCTGGCGGAAACGGTCGGCGTGGGGGGGCGGGGCGTCCACCTGGCGGGGAACGGGGTCCTCTACGACGCGCTGAACCGGCAGACGATCCGCGACAGCGCCCTCTACCTGGGCCTCGCCTTCGTGCTGATGACCGCGCTCCTCTGGCTCACCCTCCGGCGCGCGCGGGCGGTGGCGGTGGCGCTCGCCGGGCCGCTGGCGGCGAGCGGGGCCACCCTGGGGATCTTCGCCCTCTCCGGCCGCCCGCTCACGCAGGTGACGGCCATCCTCCCCATGCTGATCCTGGTGATCGGGCTCACCGACGCCATCCACCTGGTCTCACACCACTACACGGAGCGCCGCGCCCACCCTCCCGCGGGGGAGCCGGAGCGGCGGGAGCGGGTGGCGCGGAGCATGGCCGACCTCGCCGTCCCCTGCCTGTTCACCTCGGTCACCACCGCGCTCGGCTTCCTCGCGCTCTCCGCCTCGCGGATGCCCGTGGTGCGGGACCTCGGCCTCTTCGCCGCGGTGGGGATGGTGCTGGTCTGGGTGCTCACCATGGTGGCGTGCACCGCCGGGCTCGCCCTGCGCGACCTCCCCCCGCCCCCCGAGAGCCGGGGGACGGACCGGGCCCTCGCCGCGCTGGGGCGCGCCCTCCCCCGCAGGCGGGGGTGGGTCCTGGCGGGGAGCGCCGCGGCCGCGGCGCTCCTCCTGGCGGGGGTCGCACGGATGGAGGTGAACACCTACACGCTGGAGCTCCTCCCCCCCGGGCACGAGGTGCGGGAGGACAGCCGCTGGATCGAGGCGCACGCGGGGTTTTACACCCCGCTGGAGTTCGTGGTACGGTCCACGGACGGGCGGCCGGTGCTGCGGCCGGAGGTGCTGGACCGCCTCGGAGAGTGGCGGCGGCGGGCGGAGCGGCGGCCGGAGGTGGGGCGCACCTTCGGGGCGGCGGACCTGGGAGAGCGGAGCGTCTACCTCTCCCGAGACGGGAGGACGGCCCGGATCACCGCCTACGTCCCTATGTCGAGCACGCAGGGGTTCGCGGCCACGGCCCGCGCGCTGGAGCGGGAGGGGAGGGAGGTGCTGGGCGAGGGGGTGACGATCCGGGCGGCGGGGTACCTCCCCCTCTACCTGCGCATCATCGACTACGTCCTGGAGAGCACGCTCCGGGGGCTGGCGCTCGCGGCGGGGGTGGTCTTCGTGGTGCTCGGCCTCCTCCTGCGCTCCCTCCCCCTCACGGCGGCGGCCGTCCCCGTGAACCTGTTCCCGGTGCTCCTGGTGTTCGGGGTCATGGGGTGGAGCGGGATCCCGCTGGACATCGCCACCGCCACCATCGGCGCCATCGTCCTGGGGATCGCGGTGGACGACAGCATACACTTCCTGTTCC comes from Longimicrobiaceae bacterium and encodes:
- a CDS encoding class I SAM-dependent methyltransferase, whose product is MSCCGHCADAEDLFSRRAARRDLRRYRRRGPIPATRRLLRMLRREEVRGRVLLDVGGGIGAIQHELLREGLARAVHVDASTAYLQASGEEAARQGHRDRVEYHHGDFVDLAAELPEADVVTLDRVVCCYPDMPRLVEASASKARHLYGLSYPRRRWATRAAFAAGNLFFRLRGSAFRTYLHPPEAIAAELRRQGLQCIAQDRTFLWHVALYRRVQA
- a CDS encoding MMPL family transporter, yielding MRRLLLAALRAVSRRPRAALLLLALATLPLAAAAAGLKPDNSLSVWFVEDDPALLAYREFLREFGSDEAVAAAYPTPGGALSPGERALQLRAAERLRAIEGVEEVLSPATLAASLPPGEGTADALRRAGVVSEDGETALLLVRMSARPDLDAVRGEILEQIREALAETVGVGGRGVHLAGNGVLYDALNRQTIRDSALYLGLAFVLMTALLWLTLRRARAVAVALAGPLAASGATLGIFALSGRPLTQVTAILPMLILVIGLTDAIHLVSHHYTERRAHPPAGEPERRERVARSMADLAVPCLFTSVTTALGFLALSASRMPVVRDLGLFAAVGMVLVWVLTMVACTAGLALRDLPPPPESRGTDRALAALGRALPRRRGWVLAGSAAAAALLLAGVARMEVNTYTLELLPPGHEVREDSRWIEAHAGFYTPLEFVVRSTDGRPVLRPEVLDRLGEWRRRAERRPEVGRTFGAADLGERSVYLSRDGRTARITAYVPMSSTQGFAATARALEREGREVLGEGVTIRAAGYLPLYLRIIDYVLESTLRGLALAAGVVFVVLGLLLRSLPLTAAAVPVNLFPVLLVFGVMGWSGIPLDIATATIGAIVLGIAVDDSIHFLFRYRGERRAGAAPEAAVGTTLQTAGRGIVLSTVVLALGFAVLAASGSRSIAYFGILAALAVVGALVADLFLLPALLLGGSRRTAA